In Deinococcus psychrotolerans, a genomic segment contains:
- the prmC gene encoding peptide chain release factor N(5)-glutamine methyltransferase, producing MSTDAAPPDPAESQANTLGMALRSTVQRLRQAGVPSPETDARELVQRATGLSRLELLMGSEQPLKALELWQLEQLTQRREAREPLQHLLGEVEWGDLRLRISTAALIPRPETEVLLVLALAQISAQPSPRVLDVGTGTGALALGIKRARADAEVTASDISGEALELARQNADLNGLTVTFVQADLLSGLSGPYDLLLSNPPYLPDADQALAQPEVQHDPALALYSGPDGLTLARRLVSAAPRVLASGGVMLLELDPRNVEVLAAELSAAGWSAQVHPDWVGRQRFLLARLLPR from the coding sequence GTGAGCACAGACGCCGCGCCGCCAGACCCCGCTGAGTCTCAGGCAAATACGCTGGGAATGGCGCTGCGCAGCACCGTCCAGCGGCTGCGGCAAGCAGGCGTGCCCTCACCCGAAACCGACGCCCGCGAGCTGGTGCAGCGGGCCACTGGGCTGAGCCGCCTCGAATTGCTGATGGGCAGCGAACAGCCGCTCAAGGCGCTTGAGCTTTGGCAGCTCGAACAACTGACCCAGCGCCGCGAGGCCCGTGAGCCGCTGCAACACCTGCTCGGTGAAGTGGAGTGGGGCGACTTGCGGCTGCGCATCTCAACCGCCGCCCTGATTCCCCGTCCCGAAACCGAAGTGCTGCTGGTGTTGGCCCTGGCGCAAATCAGCGCACAGCCTTCGCCGCGCGTGCTGGACGTGGGCACCGGCACCGGAGCGCTGGCCCTCGGCATCAAGCGGGCGCGGGCCGACGCCGAGGTGACGGCCAGCGATATCAGTGGCGAGGCGCTGGAGCTGGCCCGCCAGAACGCCGATCTCAACGGCCTGACCGTGACATTTGTGCAGGCCGACTTGCTCTCTGGCCTCAGCGGGCCGTATGACTTGCTGCTCAGCAACCCGCCGTATCTGCCCGACGCCGACCAAGCGCTCGCCCAGCCCGAAGTCCAGCACGACCCCGCTTTGGCGCTCTACAGCGGCCCCGACGGCCTAACTTTGGCCCGGCGATTGGTTTCCGCTGCGCCGCGTGTCCTGGCTTCCGGCGGGGTGATGCTGCTGGAACTCGATCCGCGCAATGTGGAAGTGTTGGCCGCAGAGCTGAGTGCTGCGGGCTGGTCTGCGCAAGTTCACCCCGATTGGGTGGGGCGGCAGCGCTTTTTGCTGGCCCGGCTGCTGCCGCGCTAG
- a CDS encoding fumarylacetoacetate hydrolase family protein encodes MKLIRFRDNQGVRWGRLDGEDIRVTRNMGGEETGESVSRQSVTLLAPAEPSKIVCVGRNYIDHIKELGNDTGELPREPGLFLKAANTLAEDGGSVAYPEWSENFHFEGELALVISQTAKNLTPVEVPAAILGYTCALDLTARDKQKTDLQWFRAKAADRFCPLGPSLETQFDPTDVRICTRINGETKQDSRTSFMIFDVVQILTYVTRYVTLERGDVVLTGTPSGVGPLERGDRVEVEIDGLDMLSTQIV; translated from the coding sequence ATGAAGCTGATTCGGTTTAGAGACAATCAGGGCGTGCGCTGGGGCCGCCTAGACGGTGAAGACATCCGGGTAACGCGCAACATGGGCGGCGAGGAAACGGGCGAGAGTGTCAGCCGCCAGAGTGTGACTCTCCTGGCTCCCGCCGAACCCAGCAAGATCGTCTGCGTGGGGCGCAACTACATTGACCACATCAAAGAACTCGGCAATGACACGGGCGAGCTCCCGCGTGAGCCGGGTCTGTTTCTCAAAGCCGCCAACACGCTGGCCGAAGACGGCGGCAGCGTGGCCTATCCGGAGTGGTCGGAGAACTTTCACTTTGAAGGCGAACTGGCGCTGGTGATTAGCCAGACCGCCAAAAACCTGACGCCCGTCGAAGTGCCTGCCGCCATCTTGGGCTACACCTGCGCCCTTGACCTGACGGCCCGCGACAAACAAAAAACCGATCTCCAGTGGTTCCGGGCCAAGGCCGCCGACCGTTTTTGCCCGCTGGGGCCGAGCTTGGAAACCCAATTCGACCCGACAGACGTGCGGATTTGCACCCGCATCAACGGAGAAACCAAGCAGGACAGCCGCACCAGTTTCATGATCTTTGATGTGGTGCAGATTCTGACCTACGTGACCCGCTACGTGACCTTGGAGCGCGGCGACGTGGTGCTGACCGGCACCCCTTCCGGCGTGGGGCCGCTGGAGCGTGGTGACCGAGTAGAAGTGGAGATCGACGGTCTGGACATGCTGAGTACCCAAATTGTTTGA
- a CDS encoding DUF427 domain-containing protein, producing the protein MKRPAPDPVHSGQESVWAYPRPPRLERTSKHLQIWLGGELIADTAQSTHPAFRVLETSHPPGYYLPPDAFKVGVLSLARGRSACEWKGEATYWTLRGGQGAQQKVAEQAAWSYEQPTLAFREMAGYLAVYPGKMDQCRVEGEVVTPQPGQFYGGWITADIKGPFKGEAGTMGW; encoded by the coding sequence ATGAAACGTCCTGCCCCCGATCCCGTTCACTCCGGCCAAGAATCGGTGTGGGCTTACCCGCGCCCGCCGAGACTGGAACGCACCTCCAAGCACCTGCAAATCTGGCTGGGCGGTGAGCTGATCGCCGATACCGCCCAGAGTACGCATCCGGCGTTCCGGGTGCTGGAAACCTCGCACCCGCCCGGCTACTACCTGCCGCCCGACGCCTTCAAAGTGGGCGTGCTGAGCTTGGCCCGGGGCCGCAGCGCCTGCGAATGGAAGGGCGAGGCAACCTACTGGACACTGCGGGGCGGGCAAGGCGCTCAGCAAAAAGTCGCCGAGCAAGCTGCCTGGAGCTACGAGCAGCCGACGCTGGCCTTCCGCGAGATGGCCGGGTATCTGGCCGTTTATCCCGGCAAAATGGATCAGTGCCGGGTGGAGGGTGAAGTAGTAACGCCGCAGCCGGGCCAGTTTTACGGCGGCTGGATCACGGCGGACATCAAGGGGCCGTTTAAAGGCGAGGCCGGAACGATGGGCTGGTAA
- a CDS encoding MGMT family protein, which translates to MTAPASAAFKTRVLALVAQIPAGRVMTYGQLALLAGQVGAARQVGYLMNGLLENHDLPWQRVINAQGAVSTDKLGFGDIQRGLLKAEGIEFDAAGKCDLGKYQWWPESDAPPQERLF; encoded by the coding sequence ATGACCGCGCCTGCTTCCGCTGCCTTCAAAACCCGCGTGCTGGCTCTGGTGGCGCAGATTCCAGCGGGCCGAGTGATGACCTACGGCCAACTCGCCCTGCTGGCGGGGCAGGTGGGCGCGGCGCGGCAAGTCGGCTACCTGATGAACGGGCTGCTCGAAAACCACGATTTGCCTTGGCAACGCGTCATCAACGCGCAGGGCGCAGTCAGCACCGACAAACTAGGCTTCGGCGACATTCAGCGCGGCTTGCTGAAAGCTGAAGGAATCGAGTTTGATGCGGCGGGCAAATGCGATCTGGGCAAGTACCAATGGTGGCCCGAAAGCGACGCGCCGCCGCAAGAGCGGCTGTTCTAG
- a CDS encoding protein jag gives MDNTNLDDYLANLGISEGDEAPNVVEAALGSAAPPMESQDAFSVFEQFMHGVIEHLGQDLTLTVRDTGEALEADIGGERAGKLAGRDGRTLGAIEVLAYAVLAKHAGRSDVRVRVDAGGFKRRQADNLGKLAERLAVQVAKSGEVHALQPMSPAERRVIHVALKDHSLVTTESVGEGAGRHLVIKPRTEMTE, from the coding sequence ATGGACAACACAAACCTCGACGATTACCTTGCCAATTTGGGCATCAGTGAGGGCGACGAAGCCCCCAACGTGGTCGAGGCCGCTTTGGGAAGCGCTGCGCCGCCGATGGAAAGCCAGGACGCCTTCAGCGTGTTCGAGCAGTTTATGCACGGCGTGATCGAACACCTCGGCCAAGATTTGACCCTGACGGTGCGTGACACCGGCGAAGCGCTAGAAGCGGATATCGGCGGTGAGCGGGCCGGTAAGCTGGCGGGCCGTGACGGCCGCACGCTGGGCGCAATCGAAGTGCTGGCTTACGCGGTGCTGGCCAAGCACGCCGGACGCAGCGACGTGCGGGTGCGGGTCGACGCGGGCGGTTTCAAGCGCCGTCAGGCCGATAACCTCGGCAAGCTGGCTGAGCGGCTGGCGGTGCAGGTGGCCAAGAGCGGCGAAGTCCACGCCTTGCAGCCGATGTCACCCGCCGAGCGCCGGGTCATCCACGTGGCGCTCAAAGACCACTCGCTGGTCACGACCGAATCGGTGGGCGAAGGCGCGGGCCGCCACCTGGTGATCAAGCCGCGCACCGAAATGACCGAGTGA